The Prunus dulcis chromosome 3, ALMONDv2, whole genome shotgun sequence genome segment CTGCTCTTTTCTTGTGTTGAGATAGGTTGGACAGTTCCTTTGGTGCCTGTGAGCTACACTTCGCCAATAATTTCTATTTGGCATGATGTTATCATGCTTGCCCTTAGAAAAGTTTCCTACATATTCTGTATCTCTGTTGATAACGTTCATTGCATCTGTTGAAACATTGACTTGGACTGAGGTGATGTTAGGAAGATGCTATCCATAGTCCTGTTTCAGCATCCTTAAACATTAACATCAGACAAACACTATTGATCTTAAGATGTATGGCTAGTCCCACCTCTCATCATCTTCAAGCTGAGATCCATCTTCTAGATCTATTATTTCATTATATTTCCTCCTgttaaatgaaatttatttcactTAGCAGTGCTTGAGTTCTTAAGATAGAGAGTACAGCAAATCAGTAACTTATGAATGTGGTTGAGTTTCTGTAATATAGTGTCCTCATCAAAATGTTGAAGTTATCTTTTGGTTCTTAACAATTGTATTCAGTGCCACTTCTGACTATCTTCAAGTGCGCTTCATCATTTATAAACAATACACACGCCAAATACTGTATTCCATTTTCCCCTGTTGAATGAGCAGTCATTCCCCTCGGTGCTAAAAGTCAAAAGATAAGGGTTGATGTctagtatatatatgtattggaAGCAGTAAGCATATCTAGTATTTGAATTATTGCCGGATGTCCAATAATAAACAGATTCTGAAATTGtgaaacttgtttgtttaccCTTATTTCAACCTTTTGACTTTTAACTCTTGATGAATAGGTTGGCCAAGATGTTGTGGCTGAATTGAGTAAAGCCATTGAAAAACAAGGCCTTGATATGCGTGTGTCTGCTCTGGTAAGTTAAAGTTTATCAGTTATTagaacattgaaaaaaatgacCTTCATGTTGATTTTGTGAGTACGTAGTTTATTGGATTTGTGCTGTACCAGCATTTAAAATGCTTTTTCATATAAACTATTGTTTAAAATTAGGTGTTAATGGTCACTTTCTTACAACAGGTTAATGACACGGTTGGAACATTAGCTGGAGGTAGGTATGTCAATGGGgatgttgttgctgctgtGATTTTAGGTACGGGTACAAATGCAGCATATGTAGAACGTGCACATGCAATACCAAAATGGCATGGTCTTCTACCTAAATCTGGAGATATGGTTAGCAGTTCCTTCACGGCCATTGACTTGTGTCAATTTCATATTCAATACTATCTTTTGTTTATACAACTATAAAAGCAATATGCAAATGCAAATTATAAAGCGAATAGTGAAGCAGCTTTCTATGGACTGCAGGTTATCAACATGGAGTGGGGCAATTTTAAGTCAGCACACCTTCCATTAACAGAATATGATCACTCATTGGATACCGAAAGCTTAAACCCTGGTGATCAGGTGATTGTACTTATATACTTCTTAAGTTTGTTTTGCTTTGCTCTAATAACAAACTTGATAATACTCATATTTTAACGTCTTTCAATTGATTCTTTCAGATTTTTGAGAAGCTAATATCTGGAATGTACTTGGGAGAAATTGTTCGCAGAGTTCTTTGTAAGATTGCTGAAGAAGCTTCCCTTTTTGGTGACACTGTTCCACCAAAGTTAAAAGTCCCATTCATTTTGAGGTTATTCCTTAGGCCCACTATGTAACTTTTGTTGTATATGTTGCTGTTTGGTGCATAtagtttctcttttctttcagATTTAACTTTATTCACATTGTTTAGATTATTTGGATTGATGATAGCGGAttgggattttgttttcaCGAAGTAGTTAAATTGTGAGTTGTGAATCATGCAGGACACCTGACATGTCCGCAATGCATCATGACACATCCTCTGATCTTAAGGTGGTACGAGACATATTGAAGAATGTATTGGAGgtatatttaattttccaCGTCATCTGGAGTTTCAGTAATTGTCAAACCTTACTATTTGCTTTCATATCTCCAGGACTTCTCACTTGCATTGTTAGCAAAATCATAATTGTCTTAAGTAGACTTATGGCAATTGTGTTATGGGGTGATATAGAGGTTGAATCTTGTGGACGATATTCTCTTATCTTCACATGAATgacttttaaattttgattccCAAACTAAATCAATAAGTTTTTGTAGATTTAAATCTTTGAAGTTTAATTCTGTTTCAGATATCAAATACTTCTCTTAAAGTAAGAAAAATTGTTGTGGAGCTCTGCAACATTGTTGCCACACGTGGGGCTCGCCTTGCTGCTGCTGGAATTGTAGGTGTTCTGAAAAAGGTGGGAAAAGACGCATTCAAGGATGGGGAAAAACAGAGGACAGTGGTAGCTTTGGATGGTGGATTGTACGAGCATTACAATGAATATAGTAAGTGCATGGAGAATACCCTAAGAGAATTGCTTGGAGAGGAAGTTTCTGAGAGTATCGTTATTGAGCACTCTAATGATGGTTCTGGCATTGGAGCTGCCCTTCTTGCTGCCTCTCACTCACAATACCTTGGAGTTGATGAATCCTGAATTTTCTCAGAACGGTAGAGCTTTTTGCTGAAGAAAGTTTCACAGTTTTGGCATTTTAATCTTTCCCCTGTTCCAACTAGAACCTCTCccatttttttcatcttttttctgtGCCTCTTCTGCTCTGCCCATTTTCACGTTAtgattgttttttctttttgggggtgaATTTTAGTTTGCGGCTTTGCAGAATCTGTAAGAGAGGTGGATTGTTGTATAAAAGCAGGACCTGTAAGCGGCCATGCCATACTGCTTCGGCCTGCAaatttccatttctttttttacctTATGGTAATTCCTAATTCTTatgttcaaaataataaaagtatTGAGATGCTACTTTTAATCACAACACCCattttattcttattatttattattttgtttgtggtCAGAAGATGTCAGTTAAGTAATGCCAATTCTGATTCATTTTCAGAGCCTCAAGCTCACTCCTAGGTTTGAAGACAAaccttcttcattttctccacctttttttataactttcatgcttagtttctttttggtaTGCTAAAGCTGAACTCTTTTGTAATTTCGTTTGGGTACAAAACacattagaaaaaaaaatcttaacaGAAGGAGAAAAAGGGATGAAATAGGACAAAATCACCAACAATGAATAATATTAGACAAAAATTCTTAACACAAAAAATTGTTGGATCTAATAATGTTAATATCTATTCCAGGTACACGTCTCACGGATTCCCAATGACAAAAGTAGCAATCAGTTAGTAGGAAGAGCAACCTTCTTGAGGCATTGTTTACGGCAGATCATGAAGTCTATCGCGCGTCCATTTTTCTGCACCAGAAGTCACATAAaatgtaaaaagagaaattagaCCCTGCAATTATCAGATTGAAAACccataaaagaaacaaaaacaaaatgctttaatttaatatacaAACCAAAACCAGCAGCGGTATAGGGCATGGGATGCTTGCGGGGAAGTGTACACTTATCAAAATTTATAGGCTTAGGATTAGGGCCCCTGCACAAAGACGAACATCCCCTTAAACAGTCCACGTCGCTGTTCGAGCAAGTATCCCTGCACAACATCAAACAGCCCTCATCGGAGGGCTGGTAAAAATGAGGACTTAGGTTTGGTAATGTTGGGGAGTTTTGAGCAGGTGGAGGAGGTGAGTTTTGAAGGCCAGGGTAATAGGAAGGTGGCGGAGGGGGTGAGTTTTGAAGGACATGGTCATAGAACGGTGGTGGAGGGGGTGAGTTTTGAAGGCCAGGGTCATAGGACGGTGGTGGAGGGGGTGAGGTTTGAAGGCCAGGGTCATAGGACGGTGGTGGAGGGGCTGAGTTTTGAAGGCCAGGGTCATAGGAATGTGGTGGAGGGGGTGAGTTGTGAAGGCCAAGGACATAGGAAGGTGGTGGGGGTGAGTTTTGAAGGGTAGCGCCAAAGGGAGGTGGTGGAGGGGGTGAGTTTTGAAGGCCAAGGTCATAGGGAGGTGGAGGGGGTGAGTTTTGAAGGGTAAGGCCAAAGGGAGGTGGAGGGGGTGAGTTTTGAAGGCTAGGGCCAAAGGGAGGTGGTGGAGGGGGTGAGTTTTCTAGGTTAGAGCCAAAGGGCGGTGGAGGGGGTGAGTTTTCAAGGCCAAGGGCATAGGGCGGTGGAGGGGGTGAGTTTTCAAGGGTAGGGCCAAAGGGAGATGGAGGGGGAGCGCTTTCTTGGGTAGGCTCAAAGGAAGGTGGAGGGGGAGAGTTTTCTAGGGTAAGGTCAAAGGGAGGTGGAGGGGGTGAGTTTTCTGGGGTAGGGTCTAAATATCGACCCATGACAACCCCAACCATCATCAACACCACAACTCTCATTAAACTACTTGcttcaatttccatacctctactctctctctctctctctcttccccctcccctctttctctctctagatcTCTCACAGGATTGGAACTTGGAAGCCCTCCGGTCAATGGTACTTGTCATTCTTGATGAGATTTCTGTGTGCAGTGTGCTGCTTGTCCTAATTTTGAGCACaagtttataattttgttgaatTCGTTGACTTGTTGATTTGATTCATTTGTTGTTATTATATAActctaattaaatttaaacGCAGTGATGATTTATCTTATTAAATGTTGAGTTTGTTACCATAATTGGTTGATTAGAATCAATTCTCCTTCTGGAATTCAAGGGACTCTCAATCATATATAGCCGTTAAGTATACACATCAATACGTAAAACCTGTACCATCCATAACTACTTAATCAAAGGGATTAATACTGTAGAATGACATGTTATAATCAATTATAAGGGGCCTGTGTTTGGATGAGGGATTTGGGGctaaaaagtaaatttacgaaCTCATCTTGCTAAAATGCTTTGTTTGGGAATCAAAGATGACACATTTGTCAATTTCTTGTTGGATTTGAAAATAAGGGATATTAGAGTCTAAAGTTCAATTTTGTAATTCCaccaaatatattttatttcaaaaattcCAGTACAATGGATTTATTTCAACCCATATGTTGTGGGTTAAGTTGAGTGTGAAAACTCGAATTTGGGACATTGAAGCAGAGATTCTGAATCGGAACTTAGGAACTAGACCCTGGATCCTTAACCTGGGCTTAGGTTAAGTTGCCGATTGACCAATTTTGGTGGTAGATCCTGCATCTTACCActcttttcaatttgaaaagatTTAGTTATCCAAATTAAGGGATAATTTATTTGGTCATATGGTGTAATTCTTGTAACTTTTTTCAAGAATATATTGTGGGAAAAGTTGGACAAAAGGAGTGCATTCACAAGGATAAGTACACGAACAAGGAAGTGCTGAAATGTCTCAACAAAAAGAGAATTCTTATTCAATTCAATGCCGTTCATGAGTAGTAATATCTAGTACAATTATTCAATCcattaataatattttctcTTATATGGAgatgaaaattataaaaatatctaATTATTGATCTTCATTCTTGAGCTGCACCTCTTATAGCAGAAATCCAATTGGCTCTTGAAGTTATTTTCAGCAACTGTCacataaaaatggaaaaataaaacactgCAATTAGATAAACAATCCAAAACcataaaaaatgatgaaacCCGACAAGAAAAAAGTATGGAAGATTtcaatcaatatatatatatatatatatatatatatacacacacataccAGTTGCAGGGTTAGGATATGTGGGTATGGCTTTTACGCAGGCAATCATACACTTTTTGAGAGACTTTGAAGCTTCGATCTTGCATTCAGCAGGGCAGGCCTCAAAGCAAGCTTTTCTAACAATCAACTTGTCATTATCGTTGCATTTTCTGTGGCATTTTCTCAGACATGGGTTGTGTTTTGGAGGAACATGATGAGAAGTGGGAGGAGGTGATTTTGGGACAACAGGGATTCTGATCATAGGTGGTGATACGGTTTCAAAAGGTGGGATTACAGGTCTAGGGTTTTGATGAGGAGGTGGAAATTTATAGACATGTGGAGAGTTTTTGAAAGATGTGACATCATCGGCAAGCGAATAATAATCAACAAAGTCAGGGTCAACAAATTGGCCCATAGCAACGCAAACCATCATGAACATCATAACCACAACTGCTAAATTACTTCCCTTCATGTCCATAGCTACTAGCTCAAATTAATCTCACAAAGTCTCTCTTTCTCACCCAAATCTACTTGAAACTGTGTGTGTGTTGATTTGGTTCTGCACACATTGCCCCTATTTATAGGATTGGACATATTGCATGAGATTGAGCCCACAAATTTACACTAAGGATAGTCCATAAATTTCGATGTCTAGCTGATTTTGATGATCTCAATTTTCTTGATTGATTATTAATTTGAGTTACTATTAATTTACTAATGTTGATGAGGTCGATTTCCAAATGAGGGACTGAGAATGATGTGCTTATCTAATGGAATTTCCAAAGGGTGGTGTGTTTGTAATTAGGAATAACTCGCTTTGATTAAGGAATTTTCTATCATTAATTAAGGAATTAATTTGCTTTAGCTGTAGGGATTGCTATACCATTCAAAAGGGTAATATAATTAACTAATTACTGGTGTATATAGTTGGTACGGACTAGGGTTGTACAACGAATCGAATCGGGCTAGTTCATTGTGTTTTTTAGGCTGTATTGTATTGGCCCATGTACT includes the following:
- the LOC117621533 gene encoding hexokinase-1-like — translated: MGKKAVVIITAAAVCAAAAALVVRHRMRSSGRWARATAIIKELEEKCGTPIGKLRQVADAMAVEMHAGLASEGGSKLKMIISYVDNLPTGTEKGLFYALDLGGTNFRVLRVQLGGKGRGIISQEFTEVSIPENLMVGTSDALFDYIAAELAKFVAKEGQDYQLPPGRQRELGFTFSFPVLQSSINSGTLIKWTKGFSIDDAVGQDVVAELSKAIEKQGLDMRVSALVNDTVGTLAGGRYVNGDVVAAVILGTGTNAAYVERAHAIPKWHGLLPKSGDMVINMEWGNFKSAHLPLTEYDHSLDTESLNPGDQIFEKLISGMYLGEIVRRVLCKIAEEASLFGDTVPPKLKVPFILRTPDMSAMHHDTSSDLKVVRDILKNVLEISNTSLKVRKIVVELCNIVATRGARLAAAGIVGVLKKVGKDAFKDGEKQRTVVALDGGLYEHYNEYSKCMENTLRELLGEEVSESIVIEHSNDGSGIGAALLAASHSQYLGVDES
- the LOC117621006 gene encoding leucine-rich repeat extensin-like protein 1 gives rise to the protein MEIEASSLMRVVVLMMVGVVMGRYLDPTPENSPPPPPFDLTLENSPPPPSFEPTQESAPPPSPFGPTLENSPPPPPYALGLENSPPPPPFGSNLENSPPPPPPFGPSLQNSPPPPPFGLTLQNSPPPPPYDLGLQNSPPPPPPFGATLQNSPPPPSYVLGLHNSPPPPHSYDPGLQNSAPPPPSYDPGLQTSPPPPPSYDPGLQNSPPPPPFYDHVLQNSPPPPPSYYPGLQNSPPPPAQNSPTLPNLSPHFYQPSDEGCLMLCRDTCSNSDVDCLRGCSSLCRGPNPKPINFDKCTLPRKHPMPYTAAGFEKWTRDRLHDLP